One segment of Eulemur rufifrons isolate Redbay chromosome 4, OSU_ERuf_1, whole genome shotgun sequence DNA contains the following:
- the MZT1 gene encoding mitotic-spindle organizing protein 1: protein MASSGGAGAAAAANMNAVRETMDVLLEISRILNTGLDMETLSICVRLCEQGINPEALSSVIKELRKATEALKAAENMTS from the exons ATGGCGAGCAGTGGCGGcgccggggcggcggcggcggcgaacATGAATGCGGTGAGGGAGACGATGGACG TTCTGCTTGAGATTTCGAGAATTTTGAATACTGGCTTAGATATGGAAACTTTGTCTATTTGTGTACGGCTTTGTGAACAAGGAATTAACCCAGAAGCTTTATCATCGGTTATTAAGGAGCTTCGCAAGGCTACTGAAGCACTGAAG GCTGCTGAAAATATGACAAGCTGA